In the Sphingobacterium sp. PCS056 genome, ATAATGTAAACAATAGAGTCTTTGTAGATCGTTTCTCCGATCTTCCCGTGAGTAGGGAAATTGAATTTTGATATCCGATCAATTGATTTAATATGTTTAAAGAATCACTTTTAAAAGCCACATTGTAATACGATTAAGTGTCTGGATTATCGGAATCCAAATAACTTCAGAAAGATTTAGTATAAAAGAAACAGCAATATACTTGATGTCACGCTGAAGTTTAAATATATGATTGTTAGCAGTATCGAGTATCTTAAAATTGAGAAAAATCAATGAAGTGCTCACTCCTGGTATATAACTAATATCCATTTTTATTGTTGCCGATTTATAGTCCTGATATTTTGTATACGAGCAAAACCAAAGGATAACACTCCCTAAAATAAAAAAAAATTGGAATTTATAATTTATCATGGTTTAACTAAATTTTATACTATTTTTTAGAATTTCTTACCTATATACCATTCAAATTACTTTACGAAATTCAATTATTTTTTCAATGCACGCTCGATCCACATAGTAGCAGTAGCTGCCAAATCATTCGGATATGTACTCTTCTGAGTGAGATGACCTCGCTTATCAAAAACCAAATAACTGGGAATATATTCAAAACCAAATTGTTCCAATGCTGTCGCAAACTGGTTTTTATACACGTAAAAATGTTCTCCACCTAATATTTTGCTATATTCCTGAAATCCATTACGATTGGACGATTCATCCGTTAAATACACGAATACAACATCTTCCCGAGCTGCATACTTTTTCTTTACTTGATCCATTTCAGAAAAAGCTTGTATGCAGGGACCACACCAAGTAGCTCAAAAATCAATGATGATCACTTTATCTTTATATTTGTCGACAATTGATGCAACGATCGTTTCATTTTTTTTATCAAATGGAAGAAAAAACACCTGTCCATCACCCACTCGATCACTACATTTTTTCAGTTCATTTTGATGGTAGATATAATTTCTTAACTCCTTATTTTTAAAAAAGCTATCTATCTGATACAGCTCTTGAGGAGGTAATATATACCCTTCGTTTATATATTGGATATAAGCACTCGCCATCATCATATCATAAAATAGGTTATCTTCTTGTTCAAAAGTTTTTCCAAATAAATCAATTAAACGTGTTTTAAAGCCCGCTGGTCCTACAGAAGTAATACTTGGGATCTGTAATAGCGAATCTTGCTGAATGGCAATCAAAAGATCAAAGTAACCCGAAGGCAGTAATGTAAGCGTATCTGTATAGTTTAACGTGATGATACCGTCATAATAAGTTAACGTTCGCTCCGGTATTGCAGTCGCAATTTGTGGATCCAAGTTCAGATTTTTATAGTATGCTAGTACACTGCTGGCATAATCTTTAAATAGTAAATTAGGAACTTTAAAGGTATTAATCATGTGCGTATAATAAGACTTAAGCAATCCGTCCGGAATATCTTGGGTTAATGAATACGTCATCTCAGCGACAGATTTCAGTTGTTTCCATTTAAAATCATCTGCAGATTTAAGAACTTCTTTTCTTGCGTCCTTAGAAGTTGGATAAGAAAACAGATTCATAATCAACTCTTCCTGTAGAGCCGAATTATCAAAAATTTCCTTATAATGCCCCTCAAACTGCACATCATAATCAGCAGAATCGATCATCGATACCGTAATCACATTCGTCTCATTTGGCAATAGCATAGTTGCTATATAGCGGCCATTTAATCTAAAATAAACCGAAGTAGGGCCATACGTGTATTCAGATAAATATAATGTCGAATCATTGAGTTTTGTAAATGCGACCGGTTTATCTCTCAATAAAGAATTGCTCATCATCGGCATGCCGACCTCCATGTTATCGAAAAGAAGTGAAGGTTTTCCCTTTACTGTAAGTGATAAATAACCACTAGATAAAAAGTGAGACTGTGCGTAGACGTTTAATTGCAATGAACAATAAAACAAAGTAAGATATGCAATAATTTTGATCATGAAAAATTTGTTGTTTATCTATTTTGATCACTAGAAATAGTAGCCGAAAAAGAGATTATAGGTAATAAAATATATAAGCTCCAAAAATTGATAATTCATGAGGAACACATTGGTATATACCCATATAAAATTCACCTGTACGATCCATCATTGATAGGATTGGCTTATAATTATCTTAAATATAGGAAAATTGTATCTAATAAAAATTATTCTCTTCATTAATATAACTTCAATAAAAACAACATCTTATTAAAAGAAGCAGGTGCTAATTAATAGAAAATAGATTCATACTTCTTTCAATGGCATATTTATTCCTATTTATCCACTCTTTTCTTAGTGGATTATAGACGATTAAAATGGATATTTTAAGCAAATGCTTTTTTATGAAAAGGATGTATATAAAAGAAACTGATGGCAATTTGCGAATTATCGAAAATCCTTCAATCTCGTATAAAAAATAGCTTTATAGCTTTCACTGATCGGGATTTTCTCTTCATCGATAAACAGACAGTTGCCGTCTATAAATTTGACGTATTTGAAAGATACAATATAGGAACGATGCACCCTACAGAAAAGACGAGCAGGAATCAGATTAATGATTTCCTTCAGATTCATATAAGTAATGATATGCTGATCTTTGGTATAGACGGATATGTAATTATTCAAACCCTTTATATACATGATGTCTGAAAATTTCACTTGATAATACTTGTTTTTAGCATCACCTTTTAGCAACAAATATTCATTTTCGACCAGCGAAGTCATCGATGCAATTTGTAGCAACCGAAATTTATCAACAGCTTTTTGAAAACGCTCATAGGAAAATGGCTTCAGCAGATAGTCGACCACATCCAGATCAAAGCCCTGCAGTGCATAGTCCGGATAAGCAGTAGTTAAAATAACCCTGCATTTATTAGTGTAAAAATATTTTTTTTTCATGAACCTTTTTAAGTGACAGTTGTTTTATGAAATGAAAACTATAGCAGCTCTGCTTTTAAATAAGCAGAAAAATAAATCGACGTAGTACAGTAGAAAATCCAAATGCACCCAAAACTTTTGGATGACGAAACAAAAAAGAGGAAACGATAAGAAACATAAAAAAAGTTACTGTACATCAACACGTCAAGATAAAGGGTCTAATGAGAATTAGGCCCTTTTGACTTTAAAGAACCCATCTAAACTTATAGTGTCTACTTGCGATTGAAATACTGAGAATAAACAATTTGGATAATAAGCATAAAATTAAGTCTAGTACACTTTTCCAGAAACTAAAGAATTGTAATTAATAAGTAGCATTTATATTTTGAAAACTATATCTTTAAAAACTATAGAAATTATTACATAATAAAGCGCCATTTACTAAACCAACTTTTTTGATACCTCAATGAAAAAATACCTATACCTGATATTTTTAATTATATTCCTATTCATCGCTTATAAATTTATAGCACAGAACATGCCACCAAAAAGGTTCGAATATGAAATACCTTTAATCCAATCCAGCACCTCTTCAAAAATACTGATACCTGTGACCATGAAAGATTCAACCTATCTCTTTCTTTGGGATACTTGCTCCGAGACTTCTATGATATTAAAAAATCAGGCAAAACTTAGAAATATTCCCATCGAGATGTTAGCAAAAAAGGGAACTGTTATTTCTAAAGAAATAACAAAACAATGGGTAATCACTAATGTAAAGATAAATCACTCCGTAATTACCGCTTAAATTTAAGACCTGTCAGCAACTTAAATAGGAACGTTATGATATTGAAAGCGCGTTTTATTTAAGCGTCGTATGACCAGGAAAAAGATCGCACCTCGCTATAGAGGAACGATCTTATGGAAATCAATTAATGTGTTTTTACGTTTGCCTCTGATTCAGGTTTTGATATACAATTCGCCCACCGTCCCAGGTTTCGAGGACCGGTATATTCCGTAATTTCTTATACGGATCGGTTACAGAAAATGGATCTTGCACTAAGAGTACAAAATCAGCAAATTTACCCGCGTACAACGAAGCGGTACCAAAACCTACTTAATAAAAACCTAATCATTTATAGGCCTTGCGGTAATAAATCACCTTGCCTGATGAAGTTAGTCCCTCAACAGTTACGTAAACTCCTTTATTTTTGCTGTTGTTGTAAAAAGTGAATGCTTTGTTTTTTGTTCCCTCTTCAAAGTCAAAATATGGATCCCAATATAAAGTGACACGATTATCTGAATTAGAACTTAAACGTTCCTTTGCCGTAGTGTAAACTTTATTGGTAAATTCTGTTATAGGCATATAACCCATAATTTTTTCGTAATACTCAGATTTGCCGATATCGCGATCGACTTCAGCAGGAGAATATTCAAAAACAAGAAGTACATTTGTCCCAGTAAACTCAGCTGAACTATAGGTCTTATAAAACTTTAAATAAGGATAGTTGGAAACATCTTCATCTAAAAAAGAGATATTTGAACCTTTTTGTTCCTCTACCACCCTTGCTACTCCTACATTTTGCAACGGATTTTCCGCTACTGTTTTGTTCATAGCTTTAGGATCGATTACCATCTTACCATTTAATAGATATTTTATTGTAGAACTATTTTGCAAGTTTCGATCTACATAGTCACGCAGAGACTGACTTCGTTTGATAACAACACTATCCATAAGAGGCAGCAGGATGACATCGGGTTCATGTACAGTATGTGGCTCTACAGTCTGAAAACGTCTTTGCAAACGGTCTATTTCTCTCTGTTTTCTAGTACTGGTCACTTCCGCTGTTTGAAGAATACGGTTACCGCGGGCATCCCGCAAATAATCATCACGTTCTACATCTTGATTACCGGAAAGAAGTTTTGATCTTTCACTTAATAAACTTTGTGGATAATAGATCGGTTTTAAAAACTGCTTTTTATCATAAAACTGATATTTCACTTTAAATGGGGTAAACTTCAAGATTCGATAGACTTGAACAAATTTGGTGTCCAGCGAATCGAATACAATCAAATTGGGCACCGTAAATTGGCCATTTTTATCAAATATTACTTCTGTATACTGCATGCGATCGGAACGTTCATCCTGGTAGCCGAAAGAAGCTCCGCGAGCCGGTATATTTCCTTTCTTACCCTTCTTTATTTCATTCTGATATTCTTCATAAAACTTAGTGAACGATTTCTTTTCTAAATTAATTTGCCCCTTGATGGTCAAGATAGGATCTATAATCATGGAATCAGCAGTAGGACAATAAGTATAATTCCATTTGTGAGCCTGAATAAATAAATCTTTTTGTTTTGCGCCTTCCCAATAAGTTTGGGGATTACGGAGTTCGTCCTGGCTTAATGGTTGAAAATAGAGATCCGTTAATATACTTTGAGTCGTGTCAACTGGAATTGCAATATCTGTAACAGATACAGACAGTTTTGCAATTCCCTCACCATCGGGAAGTTGAACATTAATCTTTCCTTCAGATTTATCTGTGAATTCCCCCATAAAAGTAACTTGAGGTGTTAAAAAAACTCTTTCCTGTTCGAGCAACATGCTGCGTCTTGATAAAACCTTTTGCTGGGTATCGAATAGCGATGCTTGTAGGATACCCATTTCAATATCTCTTTTTTGTAGGGGAATATTAATCTTTTTTCCACTCTTTAAAGTCAACTCCTGATCGAATAATTTGCGCTTTCCTATACCAACACTGACAAACACATTTTCAGATTCTTTAGTTGTTTGCAACTGCACGAGAACGATTGAATCCTGATCCACCAAGTTAATTTTGCTCCCAAATACCGCCTTAGGCAATATGTTTTTTTGCTTATTACCATCAGTAGCTGTCCATTCTATAGTGTAATCACGGTCAGCCTCTGCTGTTAACTCAACAGCAGCCAATCCAACAGAATCGGTCTGAAATTGTTCCAACACTTTACCTCTGTCATCCACTAATTTTCCGTCAGCCTTGCCAGGGTATCCGTCACCATCTAAAACTTGAAGGATGATTTTATTTTCCACTCCACTCAACAATACTCCTCCTTCAGGAATGATATTCAACACGTATCCCTGATTAAATATTGGTTTTCCTTGAGGCTCCATTCCTCCATCTGCTTTAGCGATCTGTAATATATGCAGTCGCTTAAAATAGGGTTTGCTATCTGCACATGAATCTAAGACCGTATTGGCATTGATATAAATCTCGGTTGCCGCATAGTTAGAAGGAATTCGGAAATGGCTTGCTGTAACTCCATTATTGATAAATGCAACTGCTTGTAACAATTCCTTTCCTTGTGTGTCGATTAACTTCATATACATATTATGAAGATTGTTAGCAAATAGTCCTTCGCTCAAAAAATAACCTTTAAACCATACTGTATCGCCTGGAAAATAATAGTCTCGATCAGTATGCAGGTACATATTGCTTGATTGCGATATACCAACTTTAGGAATTGCAATAAGCAATAATGACGTAAGTAAAAAGGATTGATAATCAAATCTTTTTCTCAAGCCGATTTTTCTAAAAAAACGAAAAGCGTTTGTTGAAAAAACATTTACCTTTTTTAATTTTAATGCTGATGGAATACCCATATATCAATAATATTTAATAAAAATTATACATTTCACCCTGACGAGCGCAATACTTGAAAAAAGAAAATCCATTATGGACTTTTTAGGTTTATTTACAAGCTACTTAAATCATGGGTGACACAATTCACAATAACTCACACAATTACAAATGAAGTTAAATAAATAATGTATCAAAAAAATAATTATTTTAAATCAATCGATTGCGCAATTTTATCGCACAATTAAATGAAAACAGAGACTAATGAGGTTAAGGGAAAATATAAGAAAAATACAATATCACTCCCCAATGCGGAAATGACCAAATGATCGTCCGATCATACAAGAACTAATCTTTCATTCTGATCGCGGAGTACAATACGCATGCGATGAATTCAAATGTCTATTGGATAGAAACCCGATGATAATTAGAAGTATGAGCAGAAAAGGAAATTGCTGGAATAATAGTGTTGCAGAAAGCTTTTTTAAAACGTTGAAAACCGAGTGTGTATACCAATATAGATTTACTGATAAAGAGCAGGCCGCACTTATAGTTTTTGAATATATAGAGAGACTTGGTATAACTGCAAAAGATTACATTCTGCGCTGGGATACATGTCCCCAGAAGAATTTGGAAGAAAATTAATGAAACGAAAGATTGCAGCTTAACTAAATGTTCACTTTATTGTTGCAACTCCAATAACGTCTGACCATAGGATTGCCCCAATAGCATCAAGGAAACCGTTATTAAAATTGATAGCTTTTTCATTATTTTATTTTTCTAATTATGAAGATCAACCTTCACAGGCTATTGTTCCTCCAGTTCAAAATAGATGTTCTTTATAGTACCTGTAACATTGAATCTATCAATATCCTCGGTTATTCTTCCTATCCTGACTAAGTCTCGGGATCCTGAATAACTGCCATAAAAAATAGCAATATTACCCCACGGAGCATATACATTTATATCTCCAATCTTAGGATCGCTGACAGCTTTTCGTTCTTTTGTAGATAATTTTTTCGGTGGGTAGAATATCTTTTCTTTACCAGCGAAGTCCTCCATATCAACAGTTAAAGGGAGTTGGGCAATGAAATCTCTTGTAGTAGGATTTTCATACAAAATTGCCGTTAGCACCTTATCTCCCATAGTTATTTTCAATTTCATAACTTTTTTGTTTGCTATAGTATCCCTTTGTATTTCATTTTTAACCCTATTTTCCGATGGCATACAGGCACTGCTCTGTAAGCTGGTAAAAAGGAATAGCAACATATAAATCATCCTTTCCATCACTATTCAATGTGCTTAAGCATTTTCGCTGGGATCCCCCCGAAAACGCAATTGTCGGGTACATCTTTTGAAACAACTGCACCTGCCGCGACAACAGCATTTTCGCCAATGGTCACGCCTGCCAGTATAGTCGCATTTGCTCCAATCCATGCATTTCTTTTAATGTGAATGTGGCCAGGAACCAGCGATTGTCTATCTTTAGCATCTATCGGATGACCTTCCGACAGCAAACTGACTTTGGGTGCGATCTGCACATTGTCTTCTATCGTGATACCGCCCAGATCCAAGAAAACGCAGTCAAAATTGATAAAAACATTTTTACCGATCTTGGTATTTTTCCCATAGTTGATATACAAGGGTGTAAAAACCGCCGTATTTTCATCAATTTCTGTTGCGGTAATCTGCGATAACAAATTACGTACTTCGGCAGGATCATCGGCACTGTTCATTTGGAGAAGCAACTTTTTTGTAGCAAAGGAAGCTTCCCTCAATTTATATGCTTCGGGATCACCTGCTGGTACAGTTTCACCATTTCGCAAGCGTTCAAAAATATCAACTGTTTGCATTATCTCTCCTTTATTTACAATACAAAATTAAAGCAAAAACCTCACAACAGCATTGTTGTGAGGCTCAATTATCTTTTCTCTAAAGCTCAATTTTAAGCTTCTGTAGGCGGTACGCCATATTGCTTTTTAAATGCCGTAGAAAAATGTGAGGGATTTTTAAAGCCCACTTCCACATAAACTTCCTGTACTTTTTTGCCCTCTTCTTTCAGTTTGACGTAGGCCACTTCCAGCCGTTTTTTGATCAACCATTTTTGAGGGCTAAGGTTACTGACTTTTTGAAAATCCCTTTTAAATGTTGCCAAACTGCGTCCCGTATAGGCTGCAATCTGCTCCATCGTGAGGTCATCCATATAATGATCGTTCAGAAACTCCAGGATATCGATCTTCCAAGGGTCAGTAAAATCAAATAATATAGGATAAAAAATATCCGAATTATTCAACAGCGCATAAATACCTTCCAGCAATTTCAGATGGGTAACACCATCAGTCGGTTTTATATTTTCATCGAAATAAGGTGTGAGCGATTGAAACAGACTCGTTATAGCAGGACTCGGTTCAATCTTGAAAACATTTTTATCAGAAATCACGACTCTTTTAGGCAGGTATGCCTTATCAAACTTATTGTAAAACTCGCGCAATATGCTCCGGTTAAATGTCAAAGAAATTCCTTTATATAATTCATTTCCTTTGCTATTTTTGTACATTGTCAATCGGTGGTTCCGCCTTACAAATGCACATTCGCCAGCTTTTATTATACTTCTTTTATTTCCGTCCACTATAATCT is a window encoding:
- a CDS encoding DapH/DapD/GlmU-related protein — its product is MQTVDIFERLRNGETVPAGDPEAYKLREASFATKKLLLQMNSADDPAEVRNLLSQITATEIDENTAVFTPLYINYGKNTKIGKNVFINFDCVFLDLGGITIEDNVQIAPKVSLLSEGHPIDAKDRQSLVPGHIHIKRNAWIGANATILAGVTIGENAVVAAGAVVSKDVPDNCVFGGIPAKMLKHIE
- a CDS encoding LytR/AlgR family response regulator transcription factor codes for the protein MKKKYFYTNKCRVILTTAYPDYALQGFDLDVVDYLLKPFSYERFQKAVDKFRLLQIASMTSLVENEYLLLKGDAKNKYYQVKFSDIMYIKGLNNYISVYTKDQHIITYMNLKEIINLIPARLFCRVHRSYIVSFKYVKFIDGNCLFIDEEKIPISESYKAIFYTRLKDFR
- a CDS encoding cyclophilin-like fold protein, whose protein sequence is MPSENRVKNEIQRDTIANKKVMKLKITMGDKVLTAILYENPTTRDFIAQLPLTVDMEDFAGKEKIFYPPKKLSTKERKAVSDPKIGDINVYAPWGNIAIFYGSYSGSRDLVRIGRITEDIDRFNVTGTIKNIYFELEEQ
- a CDS encoding helix-turn-helix domain-containing protein — encoded protein: MKQTDTLKTISYSGIFLSCFTDFSEKCIHAAPEHVLVYLYSGEQIIVDGNKRSIIKAGECAFVRRNHRLTMYKNSKGNELYKGISLTFNRSILREFYNKFDKAYLPKRVVISDKNVFKIEPSPAITSLFQSLTPYFDENIKPTDGVTHLKLLEGIYALLNNSDIFYPILFDFTDPWKIDILEFLNDHYMDDLTMEQIAAYTGRSLATFKRDFQKVSNLSPQKWLIKKRLEVAYVKLKEEGKKVQEVYVEVGFKNPSHFSTAFKKQYGVPPTEA
- a CDS encoding IS3 family transposase; this encodes MSRKGNCWNNSVAESFFKTLKTECVYQYRFTDKEQAALIVFEYIERLGITAKDYILRWDTCPQKNLEEN